A region of the Heteronotia binoei isolate CCM8104 ecotype False Entrance Well chromosome 9, APGP_CSIRO_Hbin_v1, whole genome shotgun sequence genome:
TAGCCCTAACTGAGGAGAGACTAGCACTGACTGAGAAGTTTTAACACTGACAGAGGACTAAGAAAGTTGCAAGGAGGCATGGGAGGCTGGTGAAGACCCCCATTCAGGGCAAATCTTCTAAGCAGAGAAGTGACTCTCTGTCCAGTTGGAAAAGGAGACATGGAGTGATCCCGGTGTTTAGAGAAGGAATTTGGGTACTTTGTAgtgtgcccctgccttctgaaacctgaagagTCAGTTAAATTCAAGAAAGTGAACTGGGGTGTTTAAGAAACACTGAAACCAAAGCCTGTCTTTTCTAAGATTCTTTGTGAAAAGCTTTCAACTCTCACTTGCTAGAAACATATAAATGGTAATTACTAAGTTACCTCATTCATTATAGATTTACTTCAGACATTTCACTTGATTTTACCTGGCCTTTCCCCCTCTTTGTTGAATAAAATATCTTATTTGTTTTTGAATGTTCTAATCTAAAGCCTCGCATGTCATTTTCAGAACTTTAAGTGAAAGAGGTGATCTTGTCTCTTCCCTTAAGTTCCTGCACTGAGCCAGCAACAAAATATAATTGTGACAGGATGGGACAGCCATAGGTCttcagaaaggaataaaatagatAAAGGGGGTGCTCagccagaaagaaaagaaaaaaacagaggaAAAATCCTGCAACTGAGTGAGGGAACAGAGCTAGATTGTCATGATCTGTGAATGAAACCAGAGAAAAGCCAGAGATTATGGAATTTTCCAGCCATTGCAGAAGTTgtacctatttttaaaaaaataaccaatGGGTATTGCAACATATATATTTGAGCTGAATAGCACAGTGGTATGTGATGTTTTCTGTATACAGCAACGTTCCCTGTTAGCACAGTAGCAGCAATTGATCACACAGTGAAGCATGCCTAAGCTTTTGTTGCCTTGTGCACAATGAATCTGCAGAACTGTGATGAACCTGAACAGGAAAcatattttgaataaaaaaaaatctttgaaacTTCCTGAAACCACTGAGATTGTTGTATACATTCTGACCATTACACAGAAGCCAACTGAAGTTGCTCTACATACAATTAATGTGCAATGGATTGCCATTCAAATAGTTTAATATCATAAAAGTTGCTGTGTAGAATGACATAAGGTAATGAGAAATGAATATATTCCATTATTTAGTACAGTTATTCTACCAAAtccaaatttaaaaattaaaactctGAGGCAGACAAGAAAGGCTATTGCTCATTGGTATTTTAGCACCCTGCTGATGTTTTTTCTGTCCAATGAGGGTAGAAGAGGGGAAAAAGAATGGGTGAGCAGACAATGCCATTGATAGGCGGTGTGTTGACCAGTAAGTGAACAGAATATTTTCAGTGCAGTATAGATTTGTTTACTTATTCTGTCAATTTGCCGTATGAGGGACTGTTAAATGGATCCCACATGAACATGTAACAGCATTATAATTTTTTGGCCCATATTTGTTTTCTTGGGGTGCCAAATACTTCCTTGTTCCCAAGAGAATTTGAATAACTTATAAACATGGGTGCTTTCTCTTGTCTATCTGAAGCTTCGCAGAGAGAACTTCAACATCTATGAGAATTTTAACTCAATAGCTTCAAGGACAAAAAGATTATAATTGGAACTTTTTTCCATTGCAACAAATAGAAGCAAAGAATAAACTCACATGACAAATATGAATAAAAAGTTACTTTCAAACTACAGGAAAACATTGTGTTGTACAAATTCCTAATTTAAAACACTCTCCACCTGACATTAGGGTGTATCTTTGTACCAGGCCTCAACCAATTCAGCAAACTTATTttcattttattaatttaaaaattatgtCCCATTTATCCCCAAACAGCTCAAGATAGCTCATAGTATAATCCAACAAATTCATAAAGATACAAGTTAGAAAATTAAGCCAGCTacaaaaccaataaaattttaaaacccaACCTACAAATCTAAATCCAACATGTACCAGGAATTGAGTGACTATATTTTATACCAGTTGATGCATCCAATTGTCTTAAAGTACACTTTTACAGAGGCATTACCATAATTGAGCCTTGAGGTTATGGTAACATCATGGACTCAGATTGGCTGTGTCATTTCCTAATTAGATGTAACTGAAAAAGAGATTAGActtgagtctagtagcactttagagaccaacaagattttcagggcatgagctttcgagagtcaaaccTCCCTTTGTTAGAtatgagagctttgactctttacAGGTCGTACCCCCAAAATCTTATTGGTTTCTAAAGTGATACTTGAATCTAGTTgatctactgcagatcaacatggctaccattTAAAACACTCTTATATCTTATTTTCTTAAGTACCCCAAGGCTCAGGGCAATCAGGAATATTTTTACCCCATATACAATAGGGAAATCAATGCTTTCTAAAGTATCAACTGTGCCATCCAGCATCACCTCTACCTTGAAAAGATATTTCAGATGATTCTCTCCCAGCCATTTGACCACTTAAGTCGTTGAACCCAGATGTTCTAATTCCCTTCATTTTTGACACATCAACTCCCATCTAAAGCTGGTGTGCAGTTTTGAGACGCCTAAATTTATTTTCTGATGTGTGATGCCAGCCACAGGCTAATGGACATGCAGATCCTTTTATCATGGATTCCACTCCACTATCTTGTTTCCCAATTTTCCACTTACCGTACCTGGGGAAGCTTCTACTTATGTAGTAACCTTAACTATGTATAGTTTTTAATAACTGGAATTAATCCAATTTTATTATAATACATATCATGTTAATgatgataatgaagaagaagaagactgcagatttataccccgcccttctctctaaatcacagactcagagcggcttacaatctcctctatcttctccccccacaacagacaccctgtgatgtgggtccATTGAATAATGAATAGGTCCACTGAAGGAGTCTCCACtagtgtatttatttaaaagttttataTTCCACTTACATACAAATACAGACCTCCAGCCCTCAAAAATGCTGTAGTGCTAATGCTAACTGGTAATCTAAAAAAAAAGAGACCAAATGTGGCAGAATtggatttattaattttaagACAGTGTCACATAATGTTGTTATTCTGAACAATAACACATACAAAGAAACCCTTCGTTACTTtggcaggattttaaaaaatacaaaatgacATTGACTTTAGTACTTAAAGCATTATTGTTACATAGGGAATCATTTTGGATTAACTGTGTATATATCCAGCAATATGATAAAAAATGCTGTTGAAAAATGTTATCTAGCATTATTTTTGCAATTCAATGGAAAAAGAATTCCGTAAACAGTTATAAGTTCCAAAGGTTGTACTGGGTGCTAGGACCTTCAGGACCTGCTTCCAATCCTTATCCACTTAATTAAACCCTTTATTTTgtgcttgaattttttttttaagtttataaatgaaaataactACATTTGCACTAAATCTTTTACTTCATATTCTTAATTTAAGTAAACAGGCGAGTCCTCTAAGAGAGGAATGTAAACCATGTTTGAAAATCATACACATTTAAGacaattttattaaaaataattacACACACAACCAATTATTCATCAAAGCAGTATAAACTAAATGAAAACTTAAGGTTTAAAATTGataaaattccctttttaaaGTACTGTACAAAACCCCCCCATGTAACAGCTGTACTGATAAGCaaaaaaagaatatataaaaTCCCAAGCACCATCCACATGCATGCTTAGACTAGGGTGTCCACGGATCATGCCTTTTAGTGACTGTGGTGCAATATTCATTTAAACCTAGACCATAAAGCTAGTGTTTTGTACTTCAGTAATTTTCAATAAAATATCTTTATCCATTATATATCTGCGATTATCTTAAAATGACAGATGATAGTTATATTAAGGTAAAGATTAAAAGTAAATGCTCATATTTATTCCCCGCCGCCTCCAACAGCAGCATATAGTTAGTGAACAGTTTCAAAAACTACATTGGGCAAATTAAGTGTTAACACACAATACTGATACTTCAGAGCTGTTTTCAGAGCCTACTTTCAGAGCTTACTTTCCCTTTTTAATTTCTGGTAATCAAATGGTTACATGTCTGTAGTTAAAAGAGGCATTGTTCTTTCCTATCATACAGGAAACAAGCTCTTTTCTTAGCCCTCCTATGCCACAGGTACATAATCTAAAAATAAAGGAAGTATGTTTTATTCACAATTGTTGTTTTATTCACATGCAAGTGTATGCTCCTTTAACTCATTAAAGAGGCCTTGATTAATTATATGAGTTTTAAGTGGGCAACAGCTTTATATCCAAAACTTACATGAAACTCAGGTGGTCTGCCTGTACAAGGAAATTAAAAGGTAATTTGATCTCAGTTTTCTGATAATGCTATTCATGAAGGCTGTGGGATTCCCCATTGCCAGTACTGCATGTTATGAGATGATCACGGGAAGCCCCTTCTCTTCTACTCTTCATATGAGCAACAAAGCTCTTAAGGGTAAGAAACAGGCAAGCCTTAGTTTTCATTCTCATAAAAAAGTTTTTTTGATACTGTTTGCATATGTAGAAACATCAAGCCAGGCCTGTCATATGTACCTTTATAGTTGCTTCATTTACAGACAACAGCAACTAACATTCATTTCTACTTTTCCTTTGTAAAATATAGCAGGATAGTCTGTAAGGCACATAAGTTCTTACATACTGGAAATACTGCATTTCAACCatgctatttttaaaacattaaaacaacatgaaCACAGATCAACCAGTCACACAGGACAGTATTTGTTGTTCTGAATCAGTCCACCTAAATCTACATTTGCAGTTCACTGGACCTTTTCAATCTTAACTGTTTTTCCTACAGGTTAGAGCTTCACAAACTAGTATTCTGATTTAAATGTCTGCCTAGAACTGTCTCATGCTGTGACTGGTTTGGATGCCACATAGTAAAAGTCTACTAAGACTGCAAGTCTCCCATTGGGATATGCCACATTTCACCACAGTAGGAgaacacaaaatacaaactgatggTTAAGAATTGCTGATCTCAGCAGTGTAAATACATCTAAAGCTCCAAAGTGGTGCAAGGGGGACACCTAGACCCTCCAGCTGTAAAATGGAAACACATTTTACTCTATGTTGGACAGGATAGGCAGGTGGACAAAGGGTTGTGGAGTGCAAGTGGGAAGGGTGTGGCTCTTCTTATGATGCTAGACTGTTCTTTAAGGTACCAAATTAAGATAAGGTGATCATATGGATTGTTCCAGCTCCAGAATACATTTACAATCACAGACTTATACAGGTACAGTTTCTCAATGCCATTTTCAATGTTTCTTTAGATTTACAGGATATGCCTATTTGGTAAGAGATAGCAGCATGATGGTATGTAACAAATGCTGGAATAATTCTGGCTATTCTCTCGAGTCTTTTATATTCTTCTCCCACTCAAGTATAAGCACAAACCTATAAAGAGTGCTagtaataagaaaaaaaatatgacaTTTTGAGTTTCAAATTACATCTTTATGCAGAAAAACTGTTAATATGCATCCCTTCATGAACCTACTGAGATTATTAAAAAGCAATTAGAAGAAAGTGAAAGACATCCAATACTAGCATTCAAGTCAAATTTTTCAATTCCACTGTGCACTGGTAAAAATAATGCAACTGAAATATGAATTTCGGAGTCATTTACCAAGTATACATTATTACTTTGTAACACTTTACTTTCCTATGGAACTGGTTAACTGGCAGCACACTAACAGAGAAATCCTGAACAAAGTTACCCTACACCCTTTTGagtctattgacttcaatggccttaGAAAGGTGTCACTGTTTAAGATGGTATTAGAAAATTGGCATATTTTAATATTTCCCTTATTTTAGCAGAGAAAAGATTCTGAACTATAAACTACTTTAATGGGATTATGTCAAGCTTCAAAAGCCAGTTTCCAGAATCTGCAGTAATTTGGATTCAACAGTTACAAAGTGTGAAGACTGTAATATACCTAGACATAAAGCATACAATAAAGTGCCAAAAAGATCCAACTTACTTCCTGCTACACTGAATTATGACGAAGGCCACACTCTTAAAGCACTTGTACACAAAACAGAGTGATTAAAAATACTACAAGTTAACACCAACATGTCACCGCAGGTTTTGGTTCAGCTTCCAACTGTATTGTGCTATGATCAGGTGGCTGACTAAGCATTAATGGCTTATGGCTCTTGAGCTTATGAGCCAGGGTCATAAATATGGCTTCTACATGATCATTGTCATCAGGGTTTTTAGCAGAGGTTTCAAAAAGTGGCATACTATGAGTATCAGCAAATTTCTGTGCCATGTCCGTAGGTACCTGAATTGCACTTCTCAAATCGCATTTATTTCCAACCAAAATCCGGGGTATATCATTGGTGAATAAATGCTGCTTGCACTCCTCGATCCACAGTGGCAAACTATGAAAACTTGCAATGTTTGTCATATCATATACAAACACGACAGCATGTACGTTCCTATAATAGTGTTGAACCATGCTCTTCCTGAATCGCTCTTGTCCTGCTGTATCCCAGAGCTGGATCTAGAATGGTCCAAAGGAGCAGaggcagagaagagagagaaaacacaATTTCACTCAATGTGGCAACAAGATACCAGTTCAGCTCTTTACAACCAGATCTTTTCCAGACCAAGAGTTACAGGGCCATCTTTCAGAATGCCTCTTAAGAGTGAACAGATGACTTGTGTTCACTATTTTAATGTTTTAGAAAACAGATAACATGACGTGTTACCAAAGGttgccagggccgtagccagaatttggaaggttggggggcatttacattttttggGAGGGGAGCACTGATGACCCAAATGATCTTTCCTCTACTGGCTCCCTCCCTGACTTTCTCTTGTCatcgccctcccctcccccacaatcaaCTTGCTTCcgggctgggggcagaagcagccccctgtcgagttaaagggcccatggaACAGCTGTTTCCCGGAACCTTAAACATGCACGggggctggggactgcttctgccactaaaacagcccaggtgctgttttagtggcagggaatggAGGGTTGCGAGAAGCTCACCaccgccctctcttccccaccagtaataTAATGCGTGGACTGGAAACAGAAGCAGGTCCCCCTACAAGTTAAAGGCCCGTGTAATAGCTGATCCATGGGTCCTTTAAGCAGTGGGGGGCCCTGGGGGCTGCGTCTGCTGCCAGGAGTGGCTCCAGGGTGAATAGAccctaggcaggtgccccccccagcaccgccACGTTCCGCTTGCCCCCCGCCACTGTGCTGCTTGCTGACTCGCTTGCTCCCCGCCACTGCACTCTGATCACCCGCCACGGTGGCAGCGCTCCCCCGCTCGCTGCTTCTCCTTCCCCCGCTTGCCGCGACTACTGCCAGCCTGtgcactgttttagtggcagggaatggAGGGCTGCAGCGAGCTAaccaccaccctttcttcaccaccagtaaaataacgtgcgggccagcagcagaagcaggccccCCCACGCGAGTTAAGGGCCtgcgaaacagctgatccacgGGCCTTTTAAGTAGCAGGGGGGGCTAGGGGCTGCTGCTGCCAGGAACGGCTCTAGGGCAAGTGGGCCCTAGGCAGGCGACCCCCCTCTGGTGCCCCCCAGCCACCACCATGGCGGGCGCTCAGCTCGCATGGCCCCTGCCGCCACCCCCGCCACCACGCTCTGCTCATCTGCCTCTGTGGTGCTcgccacccttcctccccccactcgcTGCAACTGCTGCCAGCCCGCGCATTGTTTTTGTGGCAAAGAATGGACGGCTGTGGTAAGCTCACCACCACattctcttccccaccagtaaaataatgcACAGGCCTGCAGCAGAAGCAGGCCCCCGCACCAGttaagggcctgcaaaacagctgatccatgggccctttaagtgggggggggttgggggctgcttctgctgcctggaGCGGCTCTAGGGTGAATAGGCCCTAGGCAGGTGACCCCCCCAGTGCCCCCACCCGCCATAGAGGCGCTCTGCTTGTTTGCACCCTGCCACTGTGCTCTGCTTGCTCGCCGCCATGCTCCCCCGATTgctgcctctcctccccccgctcgccatgACTGCTGCCGGCCCGCACgttgttttagtggcagggaagggagggtgtggCGAGTTCAACaccaccctctcttccccaccagtaaaataatgtgtgggccggcagcagaagcaggcTCCTCATGTGAGTTAAGGGCCTGCTAAACAGCTGATCCATGGGCCCTTTTAAGTAGTGATGGGGGAgtctgggggctgcttctgctgccgggAGCAGCTCTAGGGTGAATAGACCCTAGGCAGGCGACCTCCTCGGCATGCCCAGCTCCTGCACTCCATTGCCCCGACTTGCGGCTCTAGGGCGCTCCACTTGCTCGCCCCTGCCACCACGCTCTTTTCACCCCCACCGCCGTGGCGCTCCCCCActcgccaccccacccccccgctgcgactgctgctggcctgcgcactgttttagtggcagggaagggagggttgTGGCGAGCTCACCGCTGTCCTCTCTTCTCCAGCAGTAATATAATGTGggccggcagcagaagcagcccccagcccccgcgccagttaaagggcctgtTTCGCAGGCCTTTAACTTGCTCAGAACTTGGGGCTGCTTCTGTTGCTGGCCTGCacattattttactggtggggaagagagggtggcGGTGAGATTGCCACAGTCCTCCATTctctgccactaaaacagcatgCGGGGCTGGCAGCAGAAGGGGCCCCCAGCCCCCTCAAGTTATAGGGCCCGTGAAACAGCTGATCGGTGGGCTGTTTAACTCAGGCCAGAGGCTGGGAATGCTTATGCCCCCGGCCCCAGAAGCAACCTCTCCACTGCCCTGGAGTCATGGCAGAGGCCCCAGGGACTGGTTGGGGCCCCAGAGTCACGGGGCCTCTTCCAGAAGTCGAGGGGCTGTGCCCCTAccggccccctcgtagctacgggcctgaaggTTGCTCCTGTAATGAACCTGTATCGCTGTTAAGTCATCATACTATTACCTCAGCCTGTCTTTAAGGAACTTCAGGAGGTATTCatgtcccccccccactcccaatttTATCTTAGAATGTAAGGAGTGAAAACTCCCAAAGTCATTTCATGGCTGAGCTCAGCTGGGATTTGAACATGGCTTCCCCCAAGTCCAGCAATCCAACCACACTGCATGCTTCCTCTAAACAGGGTCTCTGAACATAGCTATAACCGAACACTGATACCTAAGTCTATAGCTCGCAAAGCTTGCATATAAGAACAATTTCTCAACGATTTTACACGTTGATACATTCCTGGCTTGGTCACTGGAGTTTTAAGAACCGCTTCCAAGCCTAAGTTTTACTCCTGCAACTCAAGAGATACGGTTCAACTCccgattttaaaagaaaaggtaTAGCACTGACTCAGAGCGGCCTTAAATGTACTTGAGGTCGTCAGTGACATCTGTCCAGTAAAGGCCAGAGTCGGGAAAGGAAATCCAGGTCTAAACCCCATGCTCGTCTTCTTTCAGCCTTAACCAgccctacagggttgttgtgaaaatgaGACGCCTCATGGGACACAATCGTGACAAGCTGCCCTCACCAGTCGAGGGAAGAGCTCGTTTCAGCCACTGGCAGCCGCCTATGCGAGATGACGAGGCTTCTACCGAGTGCTTTTAAGTTAAGCCTACCCGTACCTTAATTCGCTCCCCGTCGATGGCGACGGCGCGCTCACGGAAATCCACTCCGATGGTGGCCTCGGTGCGCTTTGGAAAGTGGCCAGCGCAGAAGCGGAAAGTGAGGCACGTTTTCCCCACGTTGGAGTCCCCGATGACGATGATTTTGAAAATGCGGGAGCGCACGGGGGGCAGCGTCCTGGGCTCTGCACCGCTGCTCGACAAGCTCAGCTCCAGTGACGACTCCACGTCGGTCGCCATCGCCAGGCCTAGAGCTCTGGCAGTGACGGCAGCGCTACCCCTCCCCCGTCCAATTCCCAGCCCCCCTAGCAGGTTGTACGCATGCACACTCGCCGCCTCAGCGGTCATATGAGCGCTAGACTGCCATAGGCGGTAGCTGCTCTTGAACCGTTTCCCTTGCAGCTTGAAGCTGTGGCAGGCGGGACTCAGACAACCACACAAGAGGTTGCTCCTCCCCTTTTTTGGTCACGGCCAAGCTGATAAGTAGAGAGGGAATTCAGAATAGAGGCCTGCCTGCGTGCCTGCCTGCAGGAAGTGGGGCGAGGCTCGGGTGATGAGTGCTTCTGCAGCTATAATGTTACCTCCCTTGGGGTGAGATAAGGGGGAGGCCTCTGAGCACAAATCAGCAGTTCGTTGACTACGGCTAGTGAGGGCAGGGTTCTAAAAggccagcattcacttttgggatgtactaaaatgaatgacaggattgcccattggcagggattgttttgtagaaaaataggtggtggaactcatctagggattgttatgcagctgcacatactattcgatgaacaaggaggtggagctctcaggaggaggaggaactctcagaaaggtgcaggagctgtgctcctgcaagctcccactgaatctgaggcctgcccattGGAAAAAATGGGAGATTCTGGAAggcccactggaaataatgggaaCCAGGAATGCcagttgacttgcatgggctacattgaaatacattacagcacaagATGAGTTGtaaagaaaatgtgaaatggattCTCTGGGCCCAGACATTATATGCTGCGACTGGAATGGCAGCCCCGAGTGAAATGACAGCCTCTGGAAATAGCCAGAgtattctgggactggaatgacagtccctggaaGAGTTTTTGGGGACTGGAGTAACAAGCCCTAAGGGTAGCaaaagtgttctgggactgaaaTGATAGTCCCTGCAGACATTTACACagtggaatgacagcctctgGGGTAGCAGGTGTTCTGGAACCATAATGCCAGCCCCTAGGAGTAGCAGACAcattctgggattggaatgacctatcccagagtggaatgacagctcctTGGGATAGCTCATATTTTCTGGGACTGACCTCAAGAGTGGAATGACCACCCCTATGGCTGCACAGATTTATTTTATGGTCCACCCATACCCAAGATCTTGTGTTCACActcactgctacccagaagtatgCCCCCTATCCAGTATGCGTGTTCCTAATTTGTCACCCAAATGTAGAACggggcacttatccttgttaaactgcatcttgttcacatccccCCCGTGATGTTCAGATCTTGCTGAATTTTATCTTACCAGTGTGTTCCGATCTTGCTGAATTTTATCTTCAGTGTGTTCACTGCTCTTCTCAGTTTGGGGTCTTCTGCAAATTTAATGTGTAGCCCTTTCCACACCCTCATCGGTTGTATAttaaaaatactgaaaagtacTAGACCCAGTACCAAAACCTGtagcaccccactggacacctccctccattcagatgaaatgccaccgACAACTCCTTGTTTGCAGTTCTCCAACCACTTTCCTAGCCACCTATCTATCCTAAagtccagtgtcatctagttTTCCCATCAGAACATCAGGGGGAACTCTGTATAAGGCTTTACTGAAACCCAAGAAAACAATATTGGCAGCATTCCCACGCTCCAGTAAGCTTGTCACTCGATCAAAGGAGGAAATGAGGTTAATTTAACAGCACCTGTTGGGGACAAGTCTGTGCCGACTTCCTTGAATTATAAATCTTGCCCTTTTCCTTCGAGTTCAAATGTTCGCTTCTGATGCCTTCTGATCCACATGTTCTTCTTATGTGTCACAGCTTGCCTGAGTTCCTGGCACACTTTTGCCCACTCTAGTGACTACTAACCCAGAGCACTCCCTCCATAGACTCTCTGTGAAAAATCCCATCCCATACTCTAgcttgggggtccccaacctttctgagcctatgCCACCTTTGTAATTGACACAGCATAGTGGGTGCAGACACAAAATGACAGTTGCAGGAGTCGGAGACAACCAGGAAACAATGACCACAGTGTGGTTCCACTCTggggcctgtcattccagtcccagaacacaacCGCTCCCTCCAGCGGCTGTCATTCTGCTCTGTGGCCTAACATTCCAGTCCTGAACACTTGCAACTCCTAGGGGCTGCCATTCCACTCTGGAGGTTTGTCATTCAAGTCCCAAAACACTTCTAGTACCTCCAGGAACTGTAATTCCAGTCCCAGAATACACCTGCTATCCCTAAGGACTATCATTCCATTCTGGGGTCTGTCATTctagtcccagaacacttctagTAACCATAGGGTCtgccattttctttgcaactcatcttgtgctgtaatgtatttcaatgtagcccatgcaagtcaactgacattcctggctcccattatttccaatgggccttccagactctcccgttatttccaatgggcaatcctgtcatttCCTCTTAATACATCTTCTCACTTTTCTTTACTTCAGTGACCTCCCATGTTTTTTGCTTGCCCCATTTGGGACCTGGGTAGGCAAAAGCCAAACATCTGTCTGAGCATTCTAACTGGTATCCTTGTTAGACTGCTGTAGCAAAattaaagtccagtggcatcttaaagactagtaATCTaggaaagctttctggaagactATGCATGGAAGATATACtaaacataaaacataacaatcCCCTCTAGACCAGCAACCATTCTGGGCTAAGaagttccccctccccttgtcaATTGATTATTTTCCTGGTATTGGGACTTTCAAATACCAGAAAAACTAAGGGACAATAAGTTCTTCCCTGATGCAAGGCTAGTGGCAAAGCCAGAAGTGCAAGCCAGTCCTATTTAAGCTATTCCGTCTCACTGTAAATTGAACATACCTGGTCTAAATGCGTGCTTACACATAAAAACAAGTCCCCTCCCAAGCTCATTCACTTACAGATGCTTAGAGCTTTTATAGCCCAGTAATATCACCCCATTCCTGCAGGCATCAAAAGTTTGTAAGATGTCAGATTAAGCATAAAGGGGTTAACCGTACTGAAACTGAGCTTGGAAAAAGCTATAATTACTTTGTGTATGCCTACTTACAGCAAGAACAGTGCTATGATGGTTATGGGAGCACTAGTTCCTTGCTCAGTTTCCCCTGCCTTTTACAATTGTACTCAAATACTAccacaagaacataagataagccatgttggatcagaccaatggcccatccagtccaacacactgtgtcacacagtggccaaaa
Encoded here:
- the LOC132577185 gene encoding ras-related protein Rab-33B, giving the protein MTAEAASVHAYNLLGGLGIGRGRGSAAVTARALGLAMATDVESSLELSLSSSGAEPRTLPPVRSRIFKIIVIGDSNVGKTCLTFRFCAGHFPKRTEATIGVDFRERAVAIDGERIKIQLWDTAGQERFRKSMVQHYYRNVHAVVFVYDMTNIASFHSLPLWIEECKQHLFTNDIPRILVGNKCDLRSAIQVPTDMAQKFADTHSMPLFETSAKNPDDNDHVEAIFMTLAHKLKSHKPLMLSQPPDHSTIQLEAEPKPAVTCWC